A part of Nocardioides sp. WS12 genomic DNA contains:
- a CDS encoding AMP-binding protein, which produces MLETSHWPAEPGEVRAVTVCDLLRHAAETVPERLALVDCVADPAERRTWTYAQFVGDVERVARALTQRYGPGERIAVWAPNSADWIVLQQGVAMAGMVLVALNPAYRTREMAFVLKQSGARAVFCVDDFRDFDMRAMVESIRGDLPELHDVHSFSDWAAFLESADPATVLPEIDPEDIIQIQYTSGTTGFPKGAMLHHMGLVNEATFVADRAAFDDGDVYVNAMPMYHIGGGAVTSFGAWARRGTFVLLPGFDPAQLLEAFESYGGTHTLVVPTMLIALLDHPDSATRDLTSVKTILSGAAAVPASLVRRTTTQLDCGFTILFGQTETHGVISQTRVTDAPQDQADTVGQPLPQLEVKIADAETGLPVPLGAEGEICVRGYQNMRGYYEMPAESADTIDADGWLHMGDVGSMDDRGFLKVTGRVRDMILRGGMNLYPAEIEAVLIEHPAIETAAVIGVPDERWGEQVGAVLRLRAGHERPTVAELRAFVREQIAPHKTPTYWTFVDELPMTPTGKIQKFLLRDQAAAGALQFDEVRQPAS; this is translated from the coding sequence ATGTTGGAGACTTCCCACTGGCCCGCGGAGCCGGGTGAGGTTCGCGCTGTCACCGTGTGCGACCTGCTGCGGCATGCCGCCGAGACCGTGCCCGAGCGCCTGGCGCTCGTCGACTGCGTGGCCGATCCGGCGGAGCGCCGGACCTGGACGTATGCGCAGTTCGTGGGGGACGTGGAGCGCGTGGCTCGCGCCCTGACCCAGCGCTATGGACCCGGTGAGCGGATCGCGGTCTGGGCGCCGAACAGCGCCGACTGGATCGTCCTCCAACAGGGCGTAGCGATGGCCGGCATGGTCCTCGTCGCCCTCAATCCGGCCTACCGCACCCGGGAGATGGCCTTCGTCCTGAAGCAGTCCGGCGCGCGCGCCGTGTTCTGCGTCGACGACTTCCGTGACTTCGACATGCGCGCGATGGTCGAGAGCATCCGCGGGGACCTTCCCGAGTTGCACGACGTCCACTCGTTCAGCGACTGGGCGGCTTTCCTCGAGAGCGCAGATCCCGCAACGGTGCTGCCGGAGATCGACCCCGAGGACATCATCCAGATCCAGTACACCTCGGGCACCACGGGATTCCCCAAGGGCGCGATGCTGCACCACATGGGCCTGGTCAACGAGGCCACCTTCGTCGCCGACCGGGCCGCTTTCGATGACGGCGACGTCTACGTCAACGCCATGCCGATGTACCACATCGGTGGCGGCGCGGTGACGTCCTTCGGTGCCTGGGCCCGACGCGGAACCTTCGTGCTCCTGCCCGGATTCGACCCCGCCCAGTTGCTCGAGGCCTTCGAGTCGTACGGCGGCACGCACACGCTCGTCGTCCCCACCATGTTGATCGCGCTCCTCGACCACCCGGACTCCGCCACCCGCGACCTCACCTCGGTGAAGACCATCCTCAGCGGCGCGGCGGCCGTGCCCGCTTCCCTCGTTCGTCGTACGACGACGCAACTCGACTGCGGTTTCACGATCTTGTTCGGCCAGACCGAGACGCACGGCGTGATCAGCCAGACCCGCGTCACCGACGCGCCGCAGGACCAGGCCGACACCGTCGGTCAGCCGCTCCCCCAGCTCGAGGTCAAGATCGCAGACGCCGAGACGGGCCTGCCGGTTCCCCTCGGTGCCGAGGGCGAGATCTGCGTGCGGGGCTACCAGAACATGCGCGGCTACTACGAGATGCCCGCGGAGTCCGCGGACACGATCGATGCCGACGGCTGGCTGCACATGGGTGACGTCGGCTCGATGGATGACCGTGGATTCCTCAAGGTGACCGGCCGGGTGCGCGACATGATTCTCCGCGGTGGGATGAACCTCTATCCGGCCGAGATCGAGGCGGTGTTGATCGAGCACCCGGCGATCGAGACGGCCGCTGTGATCGGCGTTCCGGATGAGCGATGGGGAGAGCAGGTCGGGGCCGTGCTGCGCCTCCGCGCCGGCCACGAGCGGCCCACCGTGGCCGAGTTGAGGGCGTTCGTGCGCGAACAGATCGCACCGCACAAGACACCGACGTACTGGACGTTCGTCGACGAGCTGCCGATGACACCCACGGGCAAGATCCAGAAGTTCCTGCTCCGCGACCAGGCCGCGGCCGGCGCCCTCCAGTTCGACGAGGTGCGCCAGCCGGCGTCCTAG
- a CDS encoding SDR family oxidoreductase, translated as MPTPLVRTYADIAVLIAGGTSGVGLATARAFADAGVRRIALLGRDSGRGAAARQQVADHCPEARVEFLACDAGVVAQVEDTVGRAHALLGGLDVLVSSTTAAYRPDLLHRTDPADLEAILVGQALPPMLLTRIVLPYLQEQGGGSIINIASDAAKVPTPGEAALGGAMAAIVMFSKVAALEAKRNGVRVNVLTPSLIAGTTTAANVLSDGFSKRLFEKAATQAHLGVAEPDDLAAMAVYLGGPAAARITGQTISVNGGVSVA; from the coding sequence ATGCCCACTCCCCTCGTCCGAACCTACGCCGACATAGCGGTCCTCATTGCGGGCGGCACATCGGGCGTCGGCCTGGCCACCGCCCGCGCCTTCGCCGATGCCGGCGTACGACGAATCGCCCTCCTGGGGCGGGATTCCGGGCGGGGAGCAGCCGCTCGCCAGCAGGTTGCCGACCACTGCCCGGAGGCCCGGGTCGAGTTCCTGGCGTGCGATGCCGGCGTGGTTGCCCAGGTCGAGGACACCGTCGGCCGAGCGCACGCACTCCTAGGCGGCCTCGACGTCCTGGTGAGTTCAACGACGGCGGCCTATCGGCCCGACCTCCTGCACCGCACCGACCCGGCCGACCTCGAGGCCATCCTCGTCGGCCAGGCGCTGCCGCCCATGCTGCTCACCCGCATCGTCCTGCCGTACCTCCAGGAGCAGGGTGGCGGCAGCATCATCAACATCGCCTCCGACGCGGCGAAGGTGCCGACGCCCGGCGAGGCCGCGCTCGGCGGCGCGATGGCGGCGATCGTGATGTTCTCGAAGGTGGCCGCACTCGAGGCCAAACGCAACGGCGTCCGCGTCAATGTGCTGACCCCCTCGCTGATCGCGGGAACCACGACCGCCGCGAACGTCCTCAGCGACGGCTTCAGCAAGCGGCTGTTCGAGAAGGCTGCCACCCAGGCACACCTCGGGGTCGCCGAGCCCGACGACCTCGCTGCGATGGCGGTCTACCTCGGCGGCCCTGCCGCCGCACGGATCACGGGCCAGACCATCAGCGTCAACGGCGGGGTCTCGGTCGCATGA
- a CDS encoding hotdog domain-containing protein codes for MSGTPTAPLVVLPVGPEAAFGVGAVSLGPDGVHGTMPTGRPFVGPDGRPSVGALGVLVDDVTGYAVIHGLVDGAWSVSAEIWLDLIGSLPDSGTVSASARVVHATTVSAFTEGWVADDGGVRIAQCRQRGRAIPDNPFDLEPPTYHVRTGATDVAELIGLQPVDGHTTLLNITPDLENPRHMLHGGVSLCASEVTAVLSRMAAGVDLPTSSIHIAHTRGIPAGSEVLFRAETRHAGRTFWITEVTGWVNGKVACVTTVSAQNL; via the coding sequence ATGAGCGGCACACCCACGGCGCCGCTCGTCGTCCTCCCGGTCGGCCCCGAGGCCGCCTTCGGCGTCGGGGCCGTCTCGCTCGGACCCGACGGTGTCCACGGAACGATGCCGACGGGTCGGCCGTTCGTCGGACCTGACGGTCGCCCCTCGGTCGGTGCCCTCGGGGTGCTCGTCGACGACGTCACCGGGTACGCCGTCATCCACGGCCTGGTCGACGGCGCATGGTCGGTGAGTGCCGAGATCTGGCTGGACCTGATCGGCTCACTTCCTGACAGCGGCACGGTCTCGGCGAGTGCCCGGGTCGTCCACGCGACCACGGTGTCGGCGTTCACCGAAGGCTGGGTCGCCGACGACGGCGGAGTCCGCATCGCGCAGTGCCGCCAGCGGGGCCGCGCGATCCCGGACAACCCCTTCGACCTCGAGCCGCCGACGTACCACGTGCGCACCGGTGCGACCGACGTGGCGGAACTCATCGGCCTCCAGCCCGTCGACGGGCATACGACCCTGCTCAACATCACGCCGGACCTCGAGAATCCCCGGCACATGCTGCACGGCGGGGTGTCCCTCTGCGCGTCCGAGGTGACGGCCGTCCTGAGCCGTATGGCGGCCGGCGTTGACCTGCCGACGAGCTCGATCCACATCGCCCACACCCGCGGCATTCCCGCAGGGTCGGAGGTGCTCTTCCGGGCCGAGACCCGACACGCCGGTCGGACGTTCTGGATCACCGAGGTGACCGGCTGGGTGAACGGCAAGGTGGCCTGCGTGACCACCGTGTCCGCCCAGAACCTCTGA
- a CDS encoding PaaX family transcriptional regulator C-terminal domain-containing protein, producing MSDALVLPSQRGADSLLPPPSARSLLLTLAGEMLPDRPEGAWTTALLKVLGGLGVEDHAGRQVLARSAASGWLERERVGRAVRWRLAAHGRELVAEGVRRSETYLGTDDTWDGSWLFLWVSVPQQQRTTRKRLYGGLDWLGMGNPTPGLWVTPHNERAPELRRLVTDLGLEDTAVAITGPTVGVGLTDAQLVEQSWDLSELAAQYRRLLDQESAAKEPTDPDAILLTYLDLLNLQQRFMRRDPQLPATLLPEWVGHEAAALLAERRHAWEKQAHARFWELVDESA from the coding sequence ATGTCCGATGCACTTGTGTTGCCGAGCCAGCGGGGTGCGGACTCCCTGCTGCCCCCGCCGAGCGCGCGCTCGCTGCTGCTGACCCTGGCGGGTGAGATGCTGCCCGATCGTCCGGAGGGCGCATGGACGACCGCGCTGCTCAAGGTCCTCGGTGGCCTCGGCGTCGAGGACCACGCGGGACGCCAGGTGCTGGCGCGTTCAGCCGCGTCGGGCTGGCTGGAACGTGAACGGGTCGGGCGGGCCGTCCGATGGCGGCTGGCAGCTCACGGCCGTGAGCTGGTCGCGGAGGGCGTACGACGTTCCGAGACCTACCTCGGGACCGACGACACGTGGGACGGCAGCTGGCTGTTCCTCTGGGTGAGCGTTCCCCAGCAGCAGCGCACCACCCGCAAGCGCCTGTACGGCGGGCTCGACTGGCTCGGGATGGGCAATCCGACCCCCGGCCTCTGGGTCACGCCGCACAACGAACGGGCGCCCGAGCTTCGGCGCCTGGTCACTGACCTCGGCCTCGAGGACACGGCGGTCGCCATCACCGGGCCGACCGTGGGCGTGGGTCTGACCGACGCCCAGTTGGTGGAGCAGTCCTGGGACCTCAGCGAGCTGGCTGCTCAGTACCGCCGCCTCCTCGACCAGGAGAGCGCCGCGAAGGAGCCGACGGATCCGGACGCGATCCTGCTGACCTATCTCGACCTGCTCAACCTCCAGCAGCGGTTCATGCGTCGGGACCCGCAGTTGCCGGCGACCCTGCTGCCCGAGTGGGTCGGTCACGAAGCAGCGGCCCTCCTGGCTGAGCGACGGCACGCCTGGGAGAAGCAGGCGCACGCCCGCTTCTGGGAACTCGTCGACGAGTCGGCCTGA
- a CDS encoding FadR/GntR family transcriptional regulator, whose product MSISDARVSPPPAPVVGAALLQPLRVPKASDVLAEELAGRISRGDLREGEVLPPEREMVLQTGLSRTSVREALRVLEIRGFVEIRSGRGGGAFVRRPSGHDIASTVRLVVRGTQVSLAALLQTRATIEPACAGLAAVRRTEVDLLEMDTNNLVMAEAQDVNRFLRSNVDWHMAVARAAGNELLSGLMEALAELIYDSTGYAGSVDGHVRAETCRAHQAITAAIRAGDKELAQRRMTRHVEAYVNVVADGISVGDGVVGGLDWTGHAH is encoded by the coding sequence ATGAGCATCAGCGATGCACGGGTGTCGCCTCCGCCCGCGCCGGTCGTCGGAGCGGCGCTGCTGCAACCGCTTCGCGTCCCCAAGGCCAGCGACGTCCTGGCTGAGGAACTGGCAGGCAGGATCAGCCGGGGCGACCTTCGCGAGGGCGAGGTCCTCCCGCCGGAACGGGAAATGGTCTTGCAGACCGGCCTGAGTCGCACCTCGGTGCGCGAGGCGCTCCGGGTCCTCGAGATCAGGGGATTTGTGGAGATCCGCTCAGGTCGTGGAGGCGGCGCCTTCGTACGCCGGCCGAGCGGCCACGACATCGCCAGCACGGTGCGCCTGGTGGTGCGTGGTACGCAGGTGTCCCTTGCGGCGCTGCTCCAGACACGCGCAACGATCGAGCCCGCCTGTGCCGGCCTCGCTGCTGTGCGGCGTACCGAAGTCGACCTGCTCGAGATGGACACGAACAACCTCGTGATGGCAGAAGCGCAGGACGTCAACAGGTTCCTGCGGTCCAACGTCGACTGGCACATGGCCGTGGCGCGCGCCGCGGGCAACGAATTGCTGTCGGGCCTGATGGAGGCGCTGGCCGAGTTGATCTATGACTCCACCGGCTACGCCGGCAGCGTCGATGGACACGTTCGGGCGGAGACCTGCCGAGCCCATCAGGCCATCACTGCAGCTATTCGAGCCGGTGACAAGGAGTTGGCCCAGCGGCGGATGACCCGTCATGTCGAGGCCTACGTCAACGTGGTCGCCGACGGAATCTCCGTCGGCGACGGCGTCGTCGGCGGTCTCGACTGGACGGGCCACGCGCACTAG
- a CDS encoding ABC transporter substrate-binding protein — translation MKNTRVCLGAALTGLMISTAACSGGAASTTEQDADGPIRIAVVTPESGPYAAYGAEQREGIQFAADEANANGGIDGHKIELEFADDLGTAEGALAATQKLVQEKNARFVIGLVSSPEMAAVTPKLEAWDALMIGTQGQSDDLTGKSCTSRYFRVTANDAIGVNTLAYWLTEEDESQWDSIAADYSFGQTSTAGVEKTIKEEGSKLNSKLFSPLGTADFGSYLSQLSGKGGLVVSLAGGDAVNFLKQGLQFGVLQKYDTVLVNTGLSVATLKALDDERLIGALGTNSWMPTADNAETKAFVDAYTEKNGHGPAENVGNGYLGMQTLFAGIEEAGSITPGDVAKALEGLTYTSIQGEVTMRAEDHQIEAPTYVGTVKKGDDGKLALVATAAIPASENNPEPNPACQLD, via the coding sequence ATGAAGAACACACGAGTCTGCCTCGGTGCTGCACTGACCGGGCTGATGATCAGCACCGCGGCCTGTTCGGGAGGGGCGGCCAGCACGACTGAGCAGGACGCCGACGGCCCGATCCGGATCGCGGTCGTCACCCCCGAGTCGGGGCCGTACGCCGCGTACGGCGCGGAGCAGCGCGAGGGCATCCAGTTCGCCGCGGACGAGGCCAACGCCAACGGCGGCATCGACGGACACAAGATCGAACTGGAGTTCGCCGACGACCTCGGGACCGCAGAAGGAGCGCTCGCGGCAACGCAGAAGCTGGTCCAGGAGAAGAACGCCCGGTTCGTGATTGGCCTGGTCTCCTCTCCTGAGATGGCCGCCGTCACCCCGAAGCTCGAAGCCTGGGACGCCCTGATGATCGGCACCCAGGGGCAGAGCGACGACCTGACCGGCAAGTCGTGCACGTCCCGGTACTTCCGCGTCACGGCCAATGACGCCATCGGGGTCAACACGCTCGCCTACTGGCTGACCGAGGAGGACGAGTCGCAGTGGGACAGCATCGCGGCCGACTACTCCTTCGGCCAGACCAGCACGGCCGGGGTCGAGAAGACCATCAAGGAGGAGGGCAGCAAGCTCAACTCCAAGCTCTTCTCGCCGCTGGGCACCGCGGACTTCGGCAGCTACCTGAGCCAGCTCAGCGGCAAGGGTGGTCTCGTCGTCTCGCTGGCCGGCGGCGACGCGGTCAACTTCCTCAAGCAGGGCCTCCAGTTCGGCGTCCTCCAGAAGTACGACACGGTGCTCGTCAACACCGGTCTCTCGGTGGCCACCCTCAAGGCCCTGGACGACGAGCGCCTGATCGGCGCGCTCGGCACCAACTCCTGGATGCCCACGGCTGACAACGCGGAGACCAAGGCATTCGTCGACGCGTACACCGAGAAGAACGGCCACGGTCCGGCCGAGAACGTCGGTAACGGTTACCTCGGCATGCAGACGCTGTTCGCCGGCATCGAGGAGGCCGGAAGCATCACCCCGGGTGATGTCGCGAAGGCCCTCGAGGGCCTGACCTACACCTCGATCCAGGGGGAGGTCACGATGCGCGCCGAGGACCACCAGATCGAGGCGCCGACCTACGTCGGAACGGTGAAGAAGGGCGACGACGGCAAGCTCGCTTTGGTGGCGACCGCCGCGATCCCCGCTTCGGAGAACAACCCGGAGCCGAACCCGGCCTGCCAGCTCGACTGA
- a CDS encoding ABC transporter ATP-binding protein, translating to MSDVLTFDGVRAYYDDALILDGLSFAVAEGESFALLGPNGVGKTTSLNSMFGIAHLKGGTIAVGGKPLRGKSPHEAACLGAALVPQGRWILSSLTVEENLQIGSAPNRKGPWDLAAVYRMFPDLKERRRSLGTHLSGGQQQMLAIGRALMSNPRVLLLDEPSEGLAPVVIDLLGDCLADLKMAGTSMLLIEQRLDLVTRLADRYAVLLKGETVAEGRIEDTSSETLRDLVGV from the coding sequence ATGAGTGACGTGCTGACCTTCGACGGCGTGCGCGCCTACTACGACGACGCGCTCATCCTCGACGGGCTGTCCTTCGCGGTCGCCGAGGGCGAGTCGTTCGCACTGCTCGGTCCCAACGGGGTGGGCAAGACCACCAGCCTCAACTCGATGTTCGGCATCGCGCACCTCAAGGGCGGGACCATTGCCGTCGGCGGCAAGCCGCTCCGTGGCAAGTCCCCGCACGAGGCGGCCTGCCTGGGTGCGGCGCTGGTCCCGCAGGGGCGATGGATCCTGTCCTCGCTCACCGTCGAGGAGAACCTCCAGATCGGGTCCGCCCCGAACCGGAAGGGACCGTGGGACCTCGCCGCGGTGTACCGGATGTTCCCCGATCTCAAGGAGCGCCGCCGCTCGCTCGGCACGCACCTGAGCGGTGGCCAGCAGCAGATGCTGGCCATCGGCCGTGCCCTGATGTCCAACCCGCGTGTGCTGCTCCTCGACGAACCTTCCGAGGGACTCGCGCCGGTGGTCATTGATCTTCTCGGAGACTGCCTCGCCGACCTCAAGATGGCAGGCACGTCGATGTTGCTCATCGAGCAACGCCTGGACCTCGTCACCCGACTCGCTGACCGGTACGCCGTACTGCTCAAGGGCGAGACGGTCGCCGAGGGCCGCATCGAAGACACCTCGAGCGAGACGCTTCGCGATCTCGTCGGGGTCTGA
- a CDS encoding ATP-binding cassette domain-containing protein: MLKLDDLTFAYGSVKAVNQVSLEVAEGSIHGLIGPNGAGKSTCIDLISGRLRPTAGTVHFQGRDITRMAGPRRRHIGIARSFQRISVYPELTVADQLDVAAHLVGERDVDAVVAALALGPCLPHTPAEIGYGEQRRVDIALALLGAPALVLLDEPAAGLSREESIALADHLAALVRERGMTVVLVEHHLEVVYRVCDRLTVLAQGAVIADGDPQQVRRDPEVMAAYLGRSAA, from the coding sequence GTGCTCAAGCTCGATGATCTGACCTTCGCCTACGGCAGCGTCAAGGCCGTCAACCAGGTGTCGCTGGAGGTGGCCGAGGGTTCCATCCACGGACTCATCGGTCCCAACGGTGCCGGCAAGAGCACCTGTATCGACCTGATCTCCGGTCGGCTCCGACCGACCGCGGGGACGGTGCACTTCCAGGGTCGCGACATCACCCGGATGGCGGGACCACGCCGCCGCCACATCGGAATCGCCCGCTCCTTCCAGCGGATCAGCGTCTACCCGGAGCTCACCGTTGCCGATCAACTCGACGTCGCGGCCCACCTGGTGGGGGAGCGTGACGTGGACGCTGTCGTCGCTGCCCTGGCGCTGGGCCCCTGCCTGCCCCACACGCCCGCCGAGATCGGGTACGGCGAACAACGCCGCGTCGACATCGCGCTCGCACTGCTCGGCGCACCGGCCCTGGTGCTCCTCGACGAGCCGGCGGCCGGTCTCTCCCGGGAGGAGAGCATCGCGTTGGCCGATCACCTGGCTGCCCTGGTGCGCGAGCGCGGCATGACCGTCGTCCTCGTCGAGCACCACCTCGAGGTCGTCTACCGCGTGTGCGACCGGCTCACCGTGCTGGCCCAGGGCGCAGTGATCGCGGACGGCGACCCGCAACAGGTTCGTCGTGACCCTGAGGTCATGGCGGCGTACCTGGGAAGGAGTGCGGCATGA
- a CDS encoding branched-chain amino acid ABC transporter permease — protein MISSPTDITAGDVAEPLAVTPPPTHGPTVAETLRRANRSARWQVLGWLVLAIAGLGAPWVISLYQLQLAQQAMIMGLLALSIGWLLRQTGQLSFGHAAFYGIAGYGTAYVAQHADLPIGLTLLAGIGGGTLAALVVALVTIRVPGIAFAMLTLAIGMLAWVAGGQLHSITRGVDGLNVQLDGALLGKDVVMYGNPVEAWPLVWGVLMTVMAALWVLSRSTWGRRLASIRDNEERMRFSGYATYWPRVVAFTVSGLVASIAGSLNLVTTSFISLTALFWSTSGLALIVAVIGGVRSVLGPPLGAVLFILLQNYLAGSGNHYQAVLGAVLIVVVLVAPGGCVEILERAFTAVTSRLRVRRDQPDPSTVPHSTQGGRRAQAR, from the coding sequence GTGATCAGCTCCCCGACCGACATCACCGCTGGCGACGTCGCCGAGCCGCTGGCTGTCACTCCGCCGCCGACTCACGGCCCGACCGTCGCCGAGACCTTGCGGCGCGCCAATCGCTCTGCCCGCTGGCAGGTGCTGGGCTGGCTCGTCCTCGCCATCGCCGGCCTGGGGGCGCCGTGGGTGATCAGCCTCTACCAGCTCCAGCTGGCCCAGCAGGCGATGATCATGGGCCTCCTCGCCCTCAGCATCGGCTGGCTGTTGCGCCAGACCGGCCAGCTCAGCTTCGGTCACGCGGCCTTCTACGGCATCGCGGGCTATGGCACTGCCTACGTCGCGCAGCATGCCGACCTCCCTATCGGGCTGACCCTGCTCGCCGGGATCGGCGGCGGAACCCTTGCCGCCCTGGTGGTCGCGCTGGTGACGATCCGGGTCCCCGGCATCGCCTTCGCGATGCTCACCCTCGCCATCGGGATGCTCGCCTGGGTCGCCGGCGGACAACTGCACTCGATCACCCGCGGGGTCGACGGCCTCAACGTCCAGCTCGACGGTGCCCTCCTCGGCAAGGACGTCGTCATGTACGGCAACCCGGTCGAGGCCTGGCCGCTGGTCTGGGGCGTGCTGATGACCGTGATGGCCGCGCTCTGGGTGCTGAGCCGCAGCACGTGGGGTCGGCGCCTCGCCTCGATCCGCGACAACGAGGAGCGGATGCGCTTCTCCGGCTACGCCACCTACTGGCCACGGGTCGTGGCGTTCACTGTCTCGGGTCTCGTCGCCAGCATCGCCGGATCGCTCAACCTGGTGACGACCAGCTTCATCTCGCTCACCGCGCTGTTCTGGTCGACGTCCGGTCTCGCCCTCATCGTGGCGGTGATCGGCGGGGTGCGCAGCGTGCTCGGTCCACCCCTCGGCGCCGTGCTCTTCATCCTGCTCCAGAACTACCTCGCCGGCAGCGGCAACCACTACCAGGCAGTGCTGGGCGCCGTCCTGATCGTCGTGGTCCTGGTGGCACCGGGCGGCTGCGTCGAGATCCTCGAACGAGCCTTCACGGCGGTCACCTCCCGGTTGCGCGTCCGGCGCGACCAACCCGATCCATCCACCGTCCCGCACTCGACTCAAGGAGGCCGTCGTGCTCAAGCTCGATGA
- a CDS encoding branched-chain amino acid ABC transporter permease, whose amino-acid sequence MFVQVLNGLAFGVLLLVLSSGLALIFGLRGVVNFAHGAIYMLAAYVALSISDRTSFWIALVTVPILLAVAGLLVDRYGLRFLVGRSPLDMVLLTFGITFVVADVVQTVWGTEARTIDPPAVLAGTTDLGLATYPTYRLFVIVMGLLVCAGLMAWLKFSRTGLFVRASGDDRVTAGAMGVNVDRVSATVVALGFGLAGLAGVLAGPYLTLSPAMGTEILITTFIVVVVGGLGSIGGPMIAALLIGMANALATVQLPTLAAYVPYLLMLVVLLLRPQGIAGRRTAL is encoded by the coding sequence ATGTTTGTCCAGGTGCTGAACGGCCTCGCGTTCGGCGTCCTCCTCCTCGTCCTTTCCTCGGGACTGGCGTTGATCTTCGGACTCCGCGGTGTCGTGAACTTCGCTCACGGCGCCATCTACATGCTGGCGGCGTACGTCGCCCTCTCGATCTCTGACCGAACCTCGTTCTGGATCGCCCTCGTCACCGTGCCGATCCTGTTGGCCGTCGCGGGACTGCTGGTTGACCGCTACGGCCTGCGCTTCCTGGTCGGGCGCAGTCCGCTCGACATGGTGCTGCTGACTTTCGGCATCACCTTCGTGGTGGCCGATGTGGTGCAGACGGTGTGGGGGACCGAGGCTCGTACGATCGACCCGCCTGCCGTGCTCGCCGGAACGACCGACCTCGGGCTCGCGACCTACCCGACGTACCGCTTGTTCGTGATCGTGATGGGACTTCTTGTCTGCGCCGGCCTGATGGCCTGGCTCAAGTTCTCCCGCACCGGTCTCTTCGTGCGTGCTTCCGGCGACGACCGGGTGACCGCGGGAGCGATGGGTGTCAACGTCGACCGGGTCAGTGCCACCGTCGTGGCCCTCGGGTTCGGCCTCGCCGGTCTGGCCGGCGTGCTGGCTGGTCCGTACCTGACGCTGTCGCCCGCCATGGGCACCGAGATCCTGATCACCACCTTCATCGTCGTGGTCGTCGGCGGTCTCGGGAGCATCGGCGGGCCCATGATCGCCGCGCTGCTGATCGGCATGGCCAACGCGCTGGCCACGGTGCAGCTGCCCACGCTCGCCGCGTACGTGCCCTATTTGCTGATGCTCGTGGTGCTGCTCCTGCGACCGCAGGGCATCGCCGGAAGGAGGACGGCGCTGTGA
- a CDS encoding acyl-CoA dehydrogenase family protein, which translates to MSDTDDFRAAVRKMAGARIKPMAAEVDRTGDLPEHARAAFRDMGLSGLAFPEHLGGSGADLHTQVAAVEEIARVCASSASVLLTPWAAMTPVVQYADPELAAKVVPAVARGEELASFCLTEPTGGTDLAALRTRAEKVDGGWRLNGAKRFISNAAHASWYAVLARTGEKHYGVFLVEANTEGLGFGKPEEKMGMHGFPTADLHLDDCVVPDDRVVGDPTQGYRYMMDTLTYTRPLIAAHALGIAQGAFEEALAYTSQREQFGKKLARFQMVRGMVAEMATSIEAGRALLRRACDLASDNTGEARAAVSMAKLFCSDTAMSVTTTAVQLHGGNGYMRDYPVERMMRDAKVTQIWEGANELQKMLVAKHAYSAHEQVR; encoded by the coding sequence ATGAGCGACACCGATGACTTCCGCGCGGCAGTCCGCAAGATGGCTGGAGCGCGGATCAAGCCGATGGCGGCGGAGGTCGACCGGACGGGAGACCTGCCCGAGCACGCGCGGGCGGCGTTCCGTGACATGGGGCTCTCCGGCCTTGCCTTCCCCGAGCACCTCGGCGGCTCCGGAGCCGACCTGCACACCCAGGTCGCGGCGGTCGAGGAGATCGCCCGCGTCTGCGCCAGCTCGGCGAGCGTGTTGCTGACTCCCTGGGCCGCGATGACTCCCGTCGTCCAGTACGCCGATCCGGAACTTGCCGCGAAGGTGGTGCCGGCCGTGGCCCGTGGGGAGGAGCTCGCCAGCTTCTGCCTCACCGAGCCCACCGGCGGGACCGACCTTGCAGCGCTCAGGACCCGCGCGGAGAAGGTCGACGGTGGCTGGCGACTCAATGGCGCGAAGCGCTTCATCTCCAACGCCGCCCATGCCAGCTGGTATGCCGTCCTGGCCCGCACGGGCGAGAAGCACTACGGGGTCTTCCTCGTGGAGGCCAACACCGAGGGCCTGGGCTTCGGCAAGCCCGAGGAGAAGATGGGCATGCACGGGTTCCCGACCGCAGACCTGCACCTCGACGACTGCGTCGTTCCCGACGACCGCGTCGTCGGCGACCCGACCCAGGGCTACCGCTACATGATGGACACCCTGACCTACACGCGCCCATTGATCGCCGCCCATGCACTGGGCATCGCGCAGGGGGCCTTCGAAGAGGCCCTTGCCTACACCTCCCAGCGCGAGCAGTTCGGCAAGAAACTGGCCCGATTCCAGATGGTGCGCGGGATGGTCGCCGAGATGGCGACGTCCATCGAGGCAGGACGTGCCCTGCTACGGCGGGCGTGCGACCTCGCATCGGACAACACCGGCGAGGCGCGTGCCGCGGTGTCGATGGCCAAGCTCTTCTGCTCCGACACCGCCATGTCCGTGACCACCACGGCGGTCCAGTTGCACGGCGGCAACGGCTACATGCGCGACTACCCCGTCGAGCGGATGATGCGCGACGCCAAGGTCACCCAGATCTGGGAGGGCGCGAACGAGCTCCAGAAGATGCTCGTCGCCAAGCACGCCTACTCCGCCCACGAACAGGTGCGCTGA